Proteins from one Setaria italica strain Yugu1 chromosome V, Setaria_italica_v2.0, whole genome shotgun sequence genomic window:
- the LOC101772984 gene encoding F-box/LRR-repeat protein At1g67190 gives MEHLPVEVIGNILSHLGVARDVMVASAVCRKWRDACRRHLRLLSFNSDDFPRDMTTRQLEIVITQTIFQTIGLQCLSIHIDNTHEFSAAPVIAWLMYTRETLRSLSYNVRTTPHVNILEKCGRQKLEVLDLDHNTITGVEPSYQRFTCLKSLSLRHVSISALDLSLLVAACPKIEVLALDVLEVVTSDPQSTMELTSHTLRSLFAKSVGVDKIILDADNLEVLHLNALNLDLFELIGKGTLKHLKIDDVSVTHLDIGDSTEHLEVVDVSNFTIVWPKFYNMISRASSLRMLRFWGVVFDDEDEIVDSETIAVSFPLLRHLSLSYELRDGLLHYSLQGSSPLENVSVLELGWTVISEHFGPWVFGMIERCPNLKKLVIHGVLSEAKTREERQMLASFTSFIVCLMRKYVHVDVQFEYE, from the coding sequence ATGGAGCACCTCCCTGTTGAAGTCATTGGCAACATTCTTTCCCATCTTGGTGTTGCACGTGATGTCATGGTTGCCTCTGCGGTATGCCGGAAGTGGCGGGACGCCTGCAGGAGGCACCTTCGCTTGCTGTCTTTCAACTCTGATGACTTTCCGCGGGACATGACTACACGTCAGTTGGAGATTGTCATTACACAGACTATATTTCAGACGATTGGGCTGCAATGCCTCTCAATTCATATCGATAACACCCATGAGTTCTCTGCAGCACCAGTGATTGCGTGGCTCATGTATACCAGGGAGACTCTGCGGAGCTTGTCTTACAATGTCAGGACAACACCTCATGTAAACATTCTGGAAAAGTGTGGCAGGCAGAAGCTAGAAGTGCTAGATTTGGACCATAACACAATCACAGGTGTCGAACCAAGCTATCAGAGGTTCACTTGTCTGAAATCCCTTTCCCTGAGGCATGTCAGCATTTCAGCATTGGATCTAAGCCTTCTAGTTGCTGCTTGCCCAAAGATAGAGGTATTAGCACTTGATGTCCTTGAGGTTGTCACTTCAGATCCACAATCTACAATGGAGCTCACAAGCCATACATTGAGGAGTCTCTTCGCGAAATCAGTTGGTGTAGATAAGATCATACTTGATGCAGATAATTTGGAGGTTCTACACTTGAATGCATTGAATCTTGATCTGTTTGAGCTTATCGGGAAAGGAACACTAAAGCATCTTAAGATTGATGATGTCAGTGTTACACATTTGGATATTGGGGACAGTACTGAGCATCTGGAGGTGGTAGATGTGAGCAACTTCACCATAGTCTGGCCAAAGTTCTATAATATGATATCCAGAGCATCCAGCTTGCGTATGCTACGATTTTGGGGTGTTGTGTTTGATGACGAGGATGAGATTGTGGATTCAGAAACTATAGCTGTTTCATTTCCTCTTCTTAGGCATCTTTCATTGAGCTATGAATTAAGAGATGGGTTGCTTCACTACAGCCTGCAGGGTTCATCACCACTGGAGAATGTCTCAGTTCTGGAACTTGGTTGGACAGTAATAAGTGAGCACTTTGGACCCTGGGTGTTTGGTATGATTGAAAGGTGTCCAAATCTCAAGAAACTTGTTATTCATGGTGTTCTTTCTGAGGCAAAAACACGTGAAGAGCGCCAGATGTTAGCAAGCTTCACCTCATTTATAGTCTGTCTAATGAGGAAGTATGTGCATGTCGATGTACAATTTGAGTACGAATGA